From the Chlamydiota bacterium genome, the window ATCAAAGCCAAATAAATTTTGGTGAAGCTATTACAGGCCTCGACCCCTCCCAATCTTGAAATAGCTTCACGAGCCTTTTTCATAAAAGGTTCATGGGCAGCATACCCAGCTAATTTGAACGCCGCATAGGCCTTGACCGTCGCACTGATGTCTCCAGGCCCATTAGGATAAATATTCCAGCTCCCATCCAGCAATTGATTTTTAAGAATAAAATTTGAGAGTTTTCTGATTTTTTCAGGATTCTGAATTTCCATGAAATGCATCATCAAAATATAATCAGAAGGAAGAGTCGTGTCCGCTTTGAGTTCTGCAACCCAATGCCCTTGAGGATGTTGAAGAGAGAGCAGATGATTCCTGGCAGAATCAATAGCTTGCTCAACTCTCTCTTCCAATGATTTTTCTGATTTTAATTGTAGCGTTTCCAAAGACACAAAAAAAAGCCCTCTGATTTTCTATTGATTGCTCTCACTTTACTCCAATGAGAGGAAGCAAAAGATATCATAAACGAGCGGACCCCTTCAAGTCGGGATTTGAAAGATAGACAATAGACCAGAGACTACAGACCAGAGACAATAGACTAAAGACCACAGACCAAAGACCCTACTATGTACATGGAATACCTTATTAGTCTGTAGTCTGTAGTCTGTAGTCTTAAGAGGAGGCATAACCATTGCTTCGAAACCAGTGAACCGCCTTCTCTAAAGCCTCTTTCACAGAGCCGGTTCGAAACCCTAATTCTCGCATCGCTTTTGATGAATCAAAAAACATCAATTTTTTCGACATTCTCACTCCATCCAAAGGAATGGAGGGAGGGCGGTGACTTACCCAATCAGCATAGGCCGTACTGAGCGCCGCCAAAGACCAAGCGGCCGCATAAGGGATTTTGAATCTAGGAGCAGAAATACCGCTGATACTTGAAAGCATCTCAAAAATTTCTTTTAAGGTTAAATTTTCACAACCCAAAATATACCTTTCTCCAATTTTTCCCTTCTCGGCCGCCAGCAAATGGCCCCGAGCCACATCTTCAACATCAACCAGGTTAAGACCTGTTTCGACATAAGCCTTCATTCTTCCTTTTAAAAAATCGACAATCATTTGACCGGTAGGAGTGGGTTTGATGTCTCGAGTTCCAACTGGAGTGCTTGGATTCACAATCACAATCGGGGCACCCTCGTCGGCTAATTTCTTTACTTTCTCTTCCGCCAAAAATTTTGAGCGCTTGTAGTGAGAAATCATATCTTTCAACGTTACAGGAGTTTCTTCATGGGCAGGAGTTCCATCTTTTAATATTCCTAAAGTTCCAACTGTGCTTGTATAAACAATTTTTTGAACCCCCGCATCCAAGGCTGCCTTAATCAAATGAAGGGTACCGTCTACATTAGAGGCATAAATTTCTTTTGCATGGGGGACCCACAGAGTATATTCAGCCGCCACATGATATAAGGTATTGCAACCTTGAAGGGATTTGGTATAAGTCAAAGGATCTCTCAAATCTCCTTTGACTGATTCCACAGAGAATCCCTTTAAATTTCTCAAATCACTTTTCGGACGAACCAAGGCACGGACCTTTTCCCCTTTCTCGAGAAGTTTTTCAACCACATGACTTCCGACAAACCCCGTTCCTCCAGTCACAAAATTGATCGCCATGTTCGAGCCCCTCATTAGTCATTCGAAAACTTGCTAAAATGAGCTAGTCCAAGTTCACCAAGAAACTGCGTAGCGTTTACAAGCTTAATATTTTCATATTGTTTAAACTCAAATGCCTTTTTATCTCCTGTCACAATAAAATCAGCTTCTGCTGCAACAGCACATTCTAAAAATTTCTTATCGGTTAAATCCTTAATTCCATCGTCTTTCAACCTCTGAGGCTTAATAAGCTTGGCATGTTTTTTTATTGAACTGATTATTGCTTGAATGTCGCTGGAAGAAAATTTCAACTTGGGTTTTCTAAGAACTGTTTCGTATTCGTCGAGGATCGCTTCCGTAACATAGAGTTCAACATTTCCCCTTAAAACGCTCTTAAAAGCCATTCTAGGAAAGCCGAGTCTGGTGAGATGTGCTGACACAATCACATTGGTATCAATAACAATACGGTACAAGAAGTTTTTCCCCCTACTTCTTTTTTTCGCCTCTGCGTACTTCCTTCACAATTTTATTGATCTCATCTTCCGAAATGTCTTCAAGCCCATACTTTTTAGCATGCCTATCAAATTTATTAAAATATAAAGCTTCTTCGGGTAAATCCATAGAAAGACTTAACCATTGATTGATAACGGGTCGATAAAATCGGTATTGTCGTCCAACTTTTCGAGCAGGGATTTCACCTCTTGAAGCCAATCGGTAAATAGTAATGGAACTGACCTCAAGATATTTGGCAACCTCTTCAACATCCATAATGGGATCTTGATCGTTCGCTTTTACAGCCTTCATCCGGTCCTCCTTTCCATCCATCCTCTTTAATTAGAGCCTAGCATACTTGAATTATCTTATCAATATTTATCAGTATTTATCATATTTGATAATATTCCCAAAAGTTTTGCAAAATCCTGCAACGTTAAATCCTCTGCCCTTGCCTTTGAATCAAAGCCACCCAACTTTAAAGCTTGTTCTATTTTCTCTCCAGAAAAGGAGAGCTGAGGAGAATGACTCCACACATTTTTTAGTGTTTTTCTCCTCTGAGAAAAACCTGATTTAATGAGGCCAAAAAGCTGCTCTTTTGAATCTGAAGGAAGCCCCAGATCTAACACGCGATGTCTAAATTCCAAAACACCTGTTTCAACCTCTGGCTCAGGATAAAATAAAGTCGGCTTCAGCCGTAATAGCTTCCTCACCTCGGCATAAAACCGAGTGATTAAAGTCAGTGCTCCATAATCCTTGGTGTTGGGTTTTCCCATCAATCGCTCGGCAACTTCCCATTGAAAAGCCATCACCATTCTTTCAGGATGAATCGGGCATTCTAAAAATTTAAACAAAATCTGTGTCGAAATGCGATAAGGAAGATTGCCTACAACCTTTAGGGCGCCTGAAGAAAGTTCAGAGGTAAGCTTGGTTAAAATATGAGTGAGATCAACTTCTAAGCAATCCGCACTTAAAAGATGCAACTCTGGAAAGTTTTCGAATCTTTTCTTGAGAAAAGCTGATAATTTAATATCAATCTCAATACTTAGAATTTTTTGGACCTTTCCCATCATAAGCCCTGTCAATGCCCCCAGCCCCGGACCAATTTCAAGAACAATATCTTGGGGCTGAAGCTCCAACGCATCTACAATTTGGCCCGCAGCCTTTTCATTGACCAAAAAACTTTGCCCAAACCTGCGCCTCGGAGCCGCCTCAAGATCGGCCAAAATGAGTTGAATATCTTTAGGATGAAGCCAAGAATTAAAATGAGTGTTCATGGGAAATGAGCTAACCAACGATTAGCGCTGACCAAAAGAATATTATTCTCCCTTCGATAAAGTCCTTCTTTCAAGACAATTTGAATACCAGGAACCCCTAGATGGTTTGAGAAAAACCTGAGATTTTGAGAAATTTGAGACTCTGCAAGCTTTGCTTCTACCAAAAACCAGGGTTTCCCTTCTCGCGTGATTAAAAAATCAACTTCACGGCCATCTCGATCCCGAACAAAACAAAGATTTAAATTGGCCTCTCCTACATCCGTCCAGACCTGAACTGCCTTCCAAAGATGACTGGCGACAAAGTTTTCAAATCTTGCCCCCTCCTCCGAAATTTGAGACCAATCATAAAAATAATACTTGGGTTGCTTCTGAATGGAACGAGTCACTTTACGAGAATAAGGAGCCATGCGAAAAAGAATAAACAAACGTTGAAATATCTCCATCCAATTCTGAATGGTGGGTACACTCACACGAATATCTTCCGAAAGCGACCGATAACTAAAAAGCGAGCCTATGCGATTTGGAAGAAGGAGCATCAATTGTTCAATCAGTCCAATGAGTTCTACCTGAGTGAGTTCTCGAAGTTCTTCCTGAATCAAAAGATGACGACGACTATTGGACCAACGTCGATGTTCCTTTTCAGAATGTGAATAAAAAGGTTCCGGAAAACCTCCAAATTGAAGAAGCTGAGGAATAAAATCAACTTCCGCATGAGGCTCATAAAGATCCGAGGGAAGAGAAGGGAGATGGCTCGAGTGAAGTTCTCCACAGGTGAGCGGATGAAGATGATGGAGATAATACCTTCCAAAGAGGCTATCCCCCGATTTTTGAAAAACGTCTAACCGAGCACTCCCTGTCATCAAGAGATGGAGGGTCTCATGATATTTATCGAAAACTCCTTTAATCTGACTCTTCCAGCGTGGAAATTTATGAAACTCATCCAGACAGACCCATGCATCTTGAATGTATTCTCTCCCCAGAATCTTTCTGCGATCCTCCTCATCATCGTAGAGAAGATAGGTCCCTTTTTCTTTTTTAATAAGGGCTTTTGCAAGCGTTGTTTTTCCTACTTGCCTAGGACCGGAAAGAAATACGAACTTTTTTAAAAGATCTGAATGAATCGTCTCCTCAAGATTTCGGTGTTCGGCAAACATAAAGTCAGGTTAACATTTGGCATGCCAAATGTAAAGTCGTATTTACATTTGCCGCTTTCTTTTCACCCATGCTGAGGCTGTTAAAATC encodes:
- a CDS encoding ATP-binding protein; the encoded protein is MFAEHRNLEETIHSDLLKKFVFLSGPRQVGKTTLAKALIKKEKGTYLLYDDEEDRRKILGREYIQDAWVCLDEFHKFPRWKSQIKGVFDKYHETLHLLMTGSARLDVFQKSGDSLFGRYYLHHLHPLTCGELHSSHLPSLPSDLYEPHAEVDFIPQLLQFGGFPEPFYSHSEKEHRRWSNSRRHLLIQEELRELTQVELIGLIEQLMLLLPNRIGSLFSYRSLSEDIRVSVPTIQNWMEIFQRLFILFRMAPYSRKVTRSIQKQPKYYFYDWSQISEEGARFENFVASHLWKAVQVWTDVGEANLNLCFVRDRDGREVDFLITREGKPWFLVEAKLAESQISQNLRFFSNHLGVPGIQIVLKEGLYRRENNILLVSANRWLAHFP
- a CDS encoding excisionase family DNA-binding protein produces the protein MKAVKANDQDPIMDVEEVAKYLEVSSITIYRLASRGEIPARKVGRQYRFYRPVINQWLSLSMDLPEEALYFNKFDRHAKKYGLEDISEDEINKIVKEVRRGEKKK
- the rsmA gene encoding ribosomal RNA small subunit methyltransferase A, translated to MNTHFNSWLHPKDIQLILADLEAAPRRRFGQSFLVNEKAAGQIVDALELQPQDIVLEIGPGLGALTGLMMGKVQKILSIEIDIKLSAFLKKRFENFPELHLLSADCLEVDLTHILTKLTSELSSGALKVVGNLPYRISTQILFKFLECPIHPERMVMAFQWEVAERLMGKPNTKDYGALTLITRFYAEVRKLLRLKPTLFYPEPEVETGVLEFRHRVLDLGLPSDSKEQLFGLIKSGFSQRRKTLKNVWSHSPQLSFSGEKIEQALKLGGFDSKARAEDLTLQDFAKLLGILSNMINTDKY
- a CDS encoding putative toxin-antitoxin system toxin component, PIN family encodes the protein MYRIVIDTNVIVSAHLTRLGFPRMAFKSVLRGNVELYVTEAILDEYETVLRKPKLKFSSSDIQAIISSIKKHAKLIKPQRLKDDGIKDLTDKKFLECAVAAEADFIVTGDKKAFEFKQYENIKLVNATQFLGELGLAHFSKFSND
- a CDS encoding NAD-dependent epimerase/dehydratase family protein, producing the protein MAINFVTGGTGFVGSHVVEKLLEKGEKVRALVRPKSDLRNLKGFSVESVKGDLRDPLTYTKSLQGCNTLYHVAAEYTLWVPHAKEIYASNVDGTLHLIKAALDAGVQKIVYTSTVGTLGILKDGTPAHEETPVTLKDMISHYKRSKFLAEEKVKKLADEGAPIVIVNPSTPVGTRDIKPTPTGQMIVDFLKGRMKAYVETGLNLVDVEDVARGHLLAAEKGKIGERYILGCENLTLKEIFEMLSSISGISAPRFKIPYAAAWSLAALSTAYADWVSHRPPSIPLDGVRMSKKLMFFDSSKAMRELGFRTGSVKEALEKAVHWFRSNGYASS